From one Microlunatus sp. Gsoil 973 genomic stretch:
- a CDS encoding exo-alpha-sialidase, translating to MGETPAGYAIMPSSVVINARTVLCARRCAAERASWIDVYASADRGYRWQLVGRPVPDTGNGGNPPALVRLPDDRLVLVYGSRAEPYGLRAVISDDDGKSWSPSVLTDDIAVRDMGYPRAVVMDDATVLAVYYANSATRSERYIEAVRWRP from the coding sequence ATCGGAGAGACACCTGCCGGGTACGCCATCATGCCGTCCTCCGTGGTGATCAACGCCAGAACTGTGCTGTGCGCCAGGCGCTGCGCCGCTGAGCGTGCCAGCTGGATCGACGTTTATGCCAGTGCCGACCGTGGTTACCGCTGGCAGCTCGTGGGCAGGCCGGTGCCGGATACGGGCAATGGTGGGAACCCGCCGGCGCTGGTGCGACTGCCGGATGATCGACTCGTCCTGGTCTATGGGAGTCGGGCCGAGCCGTACGGGCTGCGCGCTGTCATCAGCGACGACGACGGGAAAAGCTGGTCGCCGTCGGTGCTGACCGACGACATCGCGGTCCGTGACATGGGATACCCGAGGGCCGTCGTGATGGACGATGCCACGGTCTTGGCCGTCTACTACGCGAACTCGGCAACCCGTTCCGAGCGCTACATCGAGGCGGTGCGGTGGCGCCCGTGA